The DNA window CCCTTCTATACAAAAACGACATACCTTTCTTCTACGGAAGAGATACCTTCTTATAAATCTCTCCTTTTTCTTCTTCTCCTTAAGAGACATCTTTCTCCTCCTTTTCCTTCTCCGTCTCCGCCTTCTCTAATTCAGCAGGAGAAGCGGGGATTTCCTCCTTCTCCTCTACCCCCTTCTCCCCAGCAAGGAGTTTCGCTAACAGTTTTTTCTTCTTTATCCGCACCGTGAGATAACGGAGGACCTCCTCCTTCAGCTTGAGCTGCCTCTCTACCTTTCGGTCCACTCCGGGATCAGCCTGATAGAGGATGTAGACATAATATCCCTTCTCAAACTTCTTTATCGGATAAGCGAGGTCTCGCTCACCCCACTTTTCAACCTTCATTATCTCCCCATCCTCCCGCTCGATCAACAGGAGGATCTCCTCTATGAGGCCCTTCCTCTCCTCGTCGGAAAGGGTGGGAGCAATAATAAAGGTCGTTTCATAAACAGCCTTTTTCAACTCTTCCATCATTACCTCCTTTCGGCTTAAATAGCCCCTTCCTCATCGGGGAGGGGCAAGGAGTTTCTTATTTAAAAGAAAGAACCATACCTCGCAACGAGCATCACAACAAACAAAGTAAAAAGAGCGGTAAGCTTCATCAAATTAAGCACCGCCGGCGCTGCCACCCGAGCAAGGGGAGAACCAACGATGGCTCCGTCCGTCGCCCCCTTGAGAGAAAACTCATCCTTCTTTTCCCCTTCAGCTACCGCCTTAGCCGCCTGCTCCCAGGCTCCTCCTGAAGCGAACATCATCAGGGCGATGAGAATACCAGAAGCAAAGAGGCCAAAAAGCATCCCCCCAAGCGCACCCCTACCGAGAAGAAACCCGACCAAGGGTGGAAAGATAAGGGCGAAAACAACGGGAATAAGCGCCCTTCTTCCGGCATAGGAGGCAAGGGAAGAAACCTTAAGGGCTTTTCCCGCCTCATCACGGCGGGCAAGTCTGCTCACCCCGGAAAGGACCGAGGAGACAAAGAAAAAGCTTAAGGCACCACCAGCAAATAGCCCCACCACCACCTTGGCGCTTATCACGCTTACCGCCACCATCTGGGCGATCACCGGGTAGGCGAAAATGAGGGAGAGAACAGCTAATGAAGAGGAAAGGAAAAACCACCCCCAGCTGCCTCTGCCTCGAGGCAGACTATCCTCCACCGCCTCGACAAGCGAGATGAAAGAGAGCGAAGGGGCAAGCAGGGAAAGGGAAAGAGCGGAAAGAGCGATCCCGAAAGAGCCAGCAAGGCGATAGGAGAGATAGCCGAGAAGAGAAAGGAGCAAGATGGGATAGAAGGTGCTTCCTAAGCCCAAGGCGAACCCAGTTATGATATTGGTGGCGGAGCCGGTCCTGCTTGACTCAACAAGCTTACCAACGCTCCTTCCTCCAGTGTAGTAACGAGCAATAAAGAAGGAAATCACTCCAAAAAGAATAGCAACGAGGAGCACCAGAAAATAACTCCGGGAAAGGGAGAGATAACGACAGAGGAAGAAACCGCCGATGAGGAAGAGAAGGGGGGAGACCAAAATGTTCACTAACACCTTTCTTCGGGAGATATAGGAAAGGATAAACCCCACCACTCCGCTTCCTACCCCAAGGAGAACAAGTGAGAGGAGAAACGGAAGGAGAGAGCCTCTCGCCGGCTCTGCCAGAAGAAGAAGATAGGAAGCGGCAAAGGAAGCAAACAAGGCTTCAAACGGTTCCACCACCGTAGAGAAAGCCGATCCCCTTCGGGAAATAGAGGGGGAAAAGCCCCCGGCAAGCCTCGCCCCTTCGCTAAGAATGCCCTTTCCTATCCGGAAAAAGGAGAAAAGGAGCACCAGAGAAAGAGCCAAGACAAAAAGGAGTACCCCCTTCCCCCCAGAAAATAAGCGGAAGGTGAGAAATAGGAAAAGGAGGGAGAGGAATCCACCAACCAAAGCCAAGAAATACCCCTCCTCCACCTTATAGAGGATCCCTCTTTCCCCTATAAACAAGAAAAGTACTGCCAAAAGAACGCCTAAAAGGAAACCGAAAATCGGGGTAGCCCCTTTAGCTAAGAAGATGACGAAAGCCACTACCAGAGCAACGGGGATAGAGATGAAAAACGCCCACTTCCCCCCATTTAGAGAAGCATCAATGAAATAAGCCTCCTCCTTGATCCTCTCTCTATCCCTCAATCTAAAATAGAGGATGATCGAGGATATGAAACCCACGATACCCGATATGAGACCGATAAGGATTAAGTTAGGCATCTCTTCCTCCTTTATCTCTGCGATTGAAGATACTCATCGCTTTTGCCACCCCACAGGAGATAATGAGCTCCACTGCCTCCTTCACTTTGGGCAAAGCCTGCTCCACCAGCGACAGCTCCTCTGGGGCGAAAGGTGATAAGACGAAGGAAGAAAGGTCCTCCCCCTTTATCCTCCTTCCCCTAAGACCGAGACGAATCCGGGTGAAATCCTCTGTTCCTATCTCCTCAATAACCGAGAGAACTCCCTTATGCCCTCCTGCACCACCATTTACCTTAATCCTTACCCTACCGAGCTCTATATCGACATCATCGTGGAGGACAATAAGATCTTCCGTGGAAATCGGGTAGTCAGCAAGGACATCCGCCACCGCCCGACCACTCAGGTTCATAAAGGTAACCGGCTTAACCAACACTACCTCCTCCCCTTCCATTCTCGTCTCAGCAGCTAAATAAAAACCCCTATCTTCAGCAATCCTCACCCCGAGGATATCTGCCAGATAATCAAGAGCGATAAAACCAAAATTATGCCTTGTCCCCTGGTAAAAAACCCCAGGGTTGCCTAATCCCACTACCGCCTTCAACCTCTCTTTCCTTAGCCAAGATCATTCCTTCTCCCCCTCTTCTTCTTTCTCCTCTACCTTCTCCTCTACTTCCTTCTTCTCCTCTTCCACCGCCTCCTCAGCCTCCTCGGTCACCTCAACGGCTTCCGCTGCCACCTTAGCCGGAGCTCCAATGTGAACTACAGTGAGGGTTGGATCGCTTACTATCTCCACCTTCTCTGGAGGAGTTATATCAGAGATGTGGAGCGAGTCTCCCGTCCTCAGCTCGGTAATATCGAGCTCTATATGGTCAGGTATATCCCCAGGAAGGCATTCTATTTCCACCTCGCGGAGCAAGAACTCAACGATTCCGCCTTCTTCTTTTACCCCTTTTGCCTCGCCGGTAAGGACAATGGGAATATGGACCCGGATCCTCTTCGTCATTGAGATGCGGAGGAAATCAACATGAGCCAAGGTATCCCTTATGGGATCGACCTGATAGTCCTTTATGATTACCTTCTCCTCCTTTTTCTTTCCGATCTTCAACCGAAGAATGGTAGACTCCCCCTTTCCCGATCTTATGAGCGGAAGCACCGGCTTGGGATCGATGGCGATCGGTATGGGTTTTTTATTCTCACCATAGATGATTGCTGGTATCCGCCCGTTCCTTCTCAATCTCCGGGCAACATTCTTTCCCAGCTCTTTTCTCTCCTCAGCGGTAATCAATTTCTCTTCCATCTTCTCTCCTCTCTAAACGAATAATGAACTCACCGAATCCCCCCTATGGATCCTCCTTATCGCCTCCCCGAGTAAGGGGGCTACCGAGAGTTGAACGATCTTACCCGACGCTCTCGCCTTCTCAGAAAGGGGTATCGAATTGGTCACCACCACCTCGACTATCTCCGAGCTCTCCAGCCTATCAAGTGCCGGTCCGGAGAATACTGGATGGGTGCCATAGGCGTAAACCGCTTTTGCCCCGTTCTCCAGAAGGGCTTTCGCTGTTTTCACCATAGTACCAGCGGTATCTATCATATCATCTATTATGAACGCATTTTTACCCTCGACCTCTCCAATGATATGTAGTACCTCTGCTTGGTTTGCTCCCACCCGCCTCTTATCCGCTATAGCCAAACTTACATTAAGCCTCTTGGCAAAAGCCCTTGCTCGCTCTACCCCGCCAGCATCCGGAGAAACAAGCACCAAGGGCGAAAGCCCCTTTTTCTTGATGTAATCTATTGCCACCGGGGTAGAAAAGAGATGGTCAACCGGAATGTCGAAGAAGCCCTGGATCTGGGGGGCATGAAGATCAAGAGCAAGGATACGGTTAGCCCCCGCTGCCGAAAGAAGATCCGCCACCAACTTGGCACTAATCGGCACCCGGGGCTTGTCCTTCCTATCCTGTCTCGCATAACCGTAATAGGGGATGACCGCGGTTATCCTCCCCGCTGATGCCCGGGAAAAGGCATCGAGCATAACCAGAAGCTCCATAAGATTATGGTTCACCGGGGGGCAGGTGGGTTGAATGATGAAGACATCCTTCCCCCGTACATTCTCCATTATCTGACAATATATCTCCCCATCACTAAAGGTGGAAAGATGGAGCTCCCCTATAGGTATCCCCAAATAATCGCATATCGCCTTTGATAACTCAGGATTGGCGTTTCCAGAAAAGACCTTAAGCTCACCGTCCACCGTAAACCTCCCTGTAAATCACCACATAAATGGCTGGGGCGGGAGGATTCGAACCTCCGCACCGGGTTCCAAAGACCCGTGTCCTGCCACTAGACGACGCCCCAGCGGATACAATATGATCCCTTTTAATTATAATCCAAAAATTGATAAATTCACCACAAACCTTAACTCCGAAAATCACTTCCAATCCTTAAACATACGCTTCACATACTCATCACGCAAAAGAGGCGTCGTTAGAAAAACACGCATCCTCTCTTTAAAAAAAGCCACCGCCTCTACCGCCTCCTTCCGTTCCGAAAAAAGACCAAAAAGGGAAGGACCACTTCCCGACATCAACGCCCCCTTTGCCCCCTTCCTCCTAAGTTCCTCCTTTAAGGAAGAAAGCTCGGGGAAACTCTTTTCTACCACCCTCTCCAAATCGTTAAAGAGCAAAATCTCTTTCTTCCCCTCACCGAGAAGAAGCCCATTCATATTAATTTCTTTCCTCTTCCTTGTCAACAGCTTATCGTACTCATTGTACGCCCAAGCAGTACTAATTTCAAAATCCGGGGAAAGAAGAACAATATAAGGAAAAGGAAGGGAAAATTCCAAAGGACGAAGCTCGTCCCCTCTGCCAGACCCCAAAACCGCTCCCCCCATCAGGAAAAAAGGGGCATCCGCCCCGAGAAGACGAGCAAGGGGAAACAATTCCTCCTTCGATAACCCTACATCGAAAAGCCTGTTCATCCCAAGGAGAACCGTAGCTGCGTTACTACTTCCCCCAGCCAAACCGGCGGCAAGAGGGATCCTTTTTTTGATCTCTATCCGTACCCCCAACCTGATCCCCACCCTGTCCAAAAAGAGCTTTGCCGCCTTCACCGCCAAATTCCGCTCATCGACAGGAAGACGGGGTTCGTTTGAGGAGAACTCTATCCCTTCCTGCCTCCTCTCTATCGTGATTAGATCACAAAGGGAGATGGTCTGATAAAGGGTTCTTATCTCGTGGTAACCATCATCCCTTTTCTCGCCCACCTTTAAAAAGAGATTTATTTTAGCAAATGAGCAAAGTTCTATCCTTTTCATTCGCCCTCCCTAAAAAGAAGGGGGGTCTCACCCTTGATATGGGATAGAGGAATAAAGGTAACATCGGAAGGGAAAACGAAGGAAAAAGCATCTCCCTTAAGGAAAGAAGGATTAATGGTGATATCCTTAGCCCTCAATCTTAGGTTCAGCCCTTCATCGGGTAGTTCTATCTCGATGAGCTTTGGGAAAAGACGGAAGCCAACATTGAAGAAAGAACGATAAGAGACCGAAACCACCTTTCCCCTTTTCTCCATTTCAAGTGCTGAAAATGATGGGATGCGAGGATCAATAAAAACAGCCCCTTTGCCATCCGAAGAAGAAAGCCTAACCTCAATAAGACCCTTCCCCTCGTCGAAACGGGGTGAGGAAAACCGATATCCAGCATCAGGAACAAGAGCACCAAGAACGACCGCCACCACTTCGGAGGGGGAAAGATTTACCCCAATGAGGCGGAAGAGCGTCTCTGAAGTAGCGGGAGCGGTTACAACCTTTTTGTCCTTTATATAGTAGAGATAGACCTTATCCTTATTCATCAAGAAAAGAAGGGAGGTTCCCCCAAATGGTCCTCCAAGCTCAAGCCGGAGCAAAGAATCCCTCTTTGCGAGAAGCGTCCCCTCCGCTTTGTGCCTTTTTCCCCTCACATTTAAGAGAAAGGTAAACCGCCCACCAAGAGAGTGAACCTCAGCCACCTTCTCCTGCACCTCCCTCACGAAGGAGGAGGGATTGCTCCTCGCCCGTCGGTAAAGCTCAGGAGAGAGCCGTGGCTTGGGGGCACAAGAGAAAAGAGAGAAAACAAGAAGAGAAAGAAAGAATACTCGGAGGAGTAAACCCTTTTTCATCTCTTCCTCTTGAGGAGCCTTTCTACCTTCTTTATTTTTTTCTTAAGCCTCTTCTCGTCCTCCACCTTAAGGGAAAGCGCTTTTTTGTAATTGGAAAGGGCATCCTGGTACCGTTTAAGTCTTAAGTAGAGATCGCCCAGGTGCTCCTTTATCTCCCCAGAGGTGGGCTCTTTCCGTGATGCTGCCTCAAGATATTTTTTGGCGAGCTCGATCTTCCTCTGTCTAAAGTAAGCCCAGCCCAAACTATCGAGATAGGAACCGTTAGCGGGCTCGATAGCAAGAGCCCGCTTTATGTAGGATATCGCCTCCCTTAGCCTTATTCCTCTATCAGCGAGCATATATCCAAGATAATTTAGGGCGGAATCGTTTTCCGGATTGAGCCTGATCGCTTTCAAAAGAACCCTTTCCGCTAAGACAAACTTCCCGCTCCGCTCATACAAAGCACCAAGAAGGAAATAGAGTCTATCACTTTTGGGAAATCGTCTAAGGGATGCTCGTACCACTGGGACCCCCTTCCGATATCTCTTCCCTTCAAGATAAAGAGTGGCTAAAGTAGTATGATAGCGTAACTCATCAGGAAAATGTTCGATCAAAGACTTTACAATAGCCACCCCTTCATCGAACCTACCATCTCTCACTAAGAGGTTCGCCTTGAGGATCAAGGTGTCGGGATTTGCCTCCTTCTTGAGCTTCTCCTCGATCAAGGAGAATGCCTTCTCCTTCTCCCCGGCTTCGAAATGGCTTAAAACGATAAAGGGGAAAAGATGAGGAAGCATCTTCGAATTTTCCTTTTCCGCCGAGGAGAAAGCAGACAGCGCCTCCTTGTACCGTCCTGACCGATAATAAAGAAGTCCAAGATTGGCATAAAGAACCCCTCTGTTCTCTGCAAGGAGGGAATTTTCTCCTTCCTTAGCCTTGGCTAAAAGCTTGCTATATACCTTTATCGCACGGTCGTACTCATTTATGCTACTGAGAAAACGAGCGTAGGAGAAAAGAAGCTCTTCATCCTCCGGAGCATAGGTAAGCGCTCGGTTGAAAAGCTCTTCCGCTTTTGAAAAATCCTTTAGTTGACAAAAACACTCCGCTTCAAGGCGAAGGGCGGTTATATCATTCGGATCCTTGGAGAGCGCCTTCTCCAAAAGAGATATCGCCTCTTTGGCTTTTCCCAACTTAAGATAGGAGAAGCCAAGTCCTCGAAGAAATTCGGGCTCATCGGGCTGAAGTTTTAGTGCTCGCTCATAGGTTTCGGCTAAGCCCTGATAGTTCCGATGATAACGGTAGAGATTGATGAGGGTAACCAGAGGCCGGAGATCGAGAGGGGCTATCTCCACCGCTTTTTTAAGGCTCTCCTCCGCTTTGGCGAAGTCTTCGAGCTGGATGTAATCCTGGGCGAGAAGGAGAAAACCCTCCTCTGAGCGAGGCTCGAATTCAATATGATGAAGGAGAGCGGAGATAGACCGGTTAAACTCCTTTTTCAAGAAATAGAGCCTGCCAAGGAGAAGATAAAGCTCTCCATCCTCCGCTTTAAGTGATCTTGCCCGCTCTAAATAACGGACGGCAAGGTCGATCGTCTCCTTCCCCCCAGGCTCACCAAGAGCGAGTTGATAGTATATCTCCCCCAGCATTCGAGCGCTACTGCCGGAATTGGGATCTATTCTAAGCGCCTGATTAAGCGAATCTATCGCCTTTCCCACCTTACCCCGATAAAAATAAAGAGCAGCCATAGCTTCATAGATGGGAATAGCTGTTTTATCGATGGCGAGCGCTCGCTGGTATTCGGAAAGAGCCTTATCCCCTTCCCCTTCGAGCTCATAGAGCTTGCCCATCATAAAATGATAATAAGCCTCTCCCTTTATCTTGGTGGGAAGACGGCCTTCCTGCCAAGGAAAAAGAGAACCTGCGAAGAGAAGAATGGCAAAGAAAACTGTACTTACCCGTCTCATTCCATAAACTCCCCTTCGATTATCTCAAAAAGAGAGGAAAGGTTCAATCGACTTATCTTATGTAGCCTAAGGCACGGAGCCGTTCTATCATCTCCCGGTCAAACCGGGAACGGGCGGAGATGACTTTTTCTGGGCTTCTGGTGCCAAAGCTTCTCACCCACCTTAAGGGAAGCTCGGATAGGAAGCGGGGAGCTATAACTTCTTTAAGCACCCTCCCCTTCATTTCCTCGCTAACCGGGAAGCCAAGGAGGTAAAGGAGGGTGGGGGCGATATCGAACTCAGTGGCAGGCATTGCTCTTACTCCCTTTTTGACAACTGGTCCCTTGATCAGAAGAGCCCCCCGTCCCGATGAAAAAAGAGGAACAATGCGTCCAGGGTCGGCAACAATGACCACGATGACATCTGGAGGAAGAACGGAAACCATCTGACCAATCTCGTCATCGAGAAAACGGTAATAAGCCTCGATCAAGGAAATCCTTTCGGCAAAGGTGGACAAATCACCACTCCCTCTGGAGAACACCACTCCCCGCACAATATCAAGCCCAGGGAGGTAAAGGGCGAAGAAAAGAGGTTTCTCCTCTTGATAAAGCCTTGCCCCGACCGAAAGATAATAGCGATCTTCCCTCATTGCTTCCAAAACCACCGTTCGCTCCTTCCCGGAGAGGAAGAAAAGGGGAAATAAGCGAGTAAAGTCCTTACCCTCCTCATAAAAAAGTCTCTTAAGCTTGGGGAAAAGCTCCGCTGGAAATACCTCCTCCTCAAACCCTCCGCCAATCTTAAACTTAGGATAGGTTCTATCGGAGACGATAAAACCGGTGATGGGATAAGCGGGCCAAGAAGCCCACCAGTTGACCACTCCTACTGGGAGCTTTTTTTCTCCTATAATATCCCAGATCGCCTTCGTCTTCCTCATCCAAGCGGACACCGGCTCCTCAGCAGTCAACTTCACCCCGGGAAGAAGAGAATTTAACAGGGTATAAAGTTCCGGGAGCCCGATACCCCGTTGGAACGAGGTGCTAAGACCGGCGATCCTCTTCGCCCGAAACTCCCTTATCCCATGAGCCGATGGAGACATACCGGTAGAGATGGTGGTCCAGACCAGGGGAGGAATGCGTTCAGGAAAGGGAATAAGAGGAACCAATGAGCCCTCGTTCAAAAGGCGGGCAAAATTGGGGAGCTTCCCTTGTTTGATCAGCAACCGGAGATATCCTTCCTCCATCCCGTCTATGCCAATAACCGCCACCCGGTTCTTGGTAGGGATGATATTGAACTCCTCCCCTTTAGTGAAGGAAAGGGAGCGTTCACGAGATGTCAAGAACAGATACCCAAAGAAGAAAGCCGAAGCTAAAACCAAAACAACGAGATAACGGTAAAGGGTTCTACGCTCTCTTCCCTCAGGGGAGAGGGAGCTTTCCATCCGCCTGAGAACCGCCACACCGAGAAAGGAGACAAAACGCCCTAAGGCAAAACTAAAGAGGAGAATAAGCCCGAACACGAGGAGGACGAGGGGAAAAGACCTCATCCCGCCCAAAAAATACCCCCCCTCCCAGCGGAACCAAAGGGTAAGATAGATAAAGGAAAAGATGGAGAAAAAGAACCCCAACCGCCGGGGAATAATGAGAGGGTGAGCGAGCCTGCCTCGAAGGAGGAGGTAAAAACCAGCCACCAACAAACCGCCGAGGAATTCAAACAGGGCAAAGAGGATAAAGAATGAGACGACGAAATAGAAAGCAAGGACGAAGATATCTCGGGGATGAGAAAGAAGCTCTGGGTTGACGATCAGACTGAGTCCTGCCATCAACAAACCGATAATAAACCCTCCGATCGCAGCAACCCGTAGGCTTATCTTTAGATTGAATAAAATAAAGGAGGTCTTCGAGGTCAGGTCCTTGACAAAGTAGCGCTCAATCGGAGAATCGAGATACCCAAGCGAGCGGAGGAAGCCTCGGAGATCCTTCCCTTCTTTACCCCTTTTCCCCTCCAAGAAGAAAAACCCCTCCTTCCTCTCTTATTCTACAACTATCCCTGGCTGTTCCTCAAGGATAGAGAGGAAGGCGTTGACGATGTGAGGATCGAACTGGGTACCCGCATTGAGCTTGAGCTCCCTCTTCGCTACCTCAACCCCCTTATAGCTATAGGAATCCTTATTGGCGATGGCGTCGAATACTTCAGCAACGGCAATTATCCGAGAACCACGAGGGATTTGTACCCCTTTGAGTCCATCAGGATAGCCACTCCCATCGTAGCGCTCATGGTGATGTCTGATGAGAGGGGCGGTTTTCTTGAATAGAATGATCGGCGAAACCATCTTTTCCCCCACCACCGGATGCTCTTTTACCTTCTCCCTATCAACCACTGGCACTCGCGGGATCCTCATCATCCCGATATCGTGAAGAAGAGCGGCAAAGTAGATCAACTTTCTCTCCTCATCGCCTAAATTCAGCTTCCTGGCGATCAGAGTGGAATATTTGGCTACATTGCGCAGATGGTTCCGCCAACTAACTGCCTGCTCCGAAGCGGTTACGATAAGCTCGGTGCCATAAGTAAAGTAGTTTTGTTGTGCTTCGTAAAGCTCAGCGTTCTTTATCGATATCGCCGCTTGCCCTGCCAAGCTTTCAAGCATCTCCAGATCATCAGGGGCAAACTTCCCCTCCTCTTTATTGAGAAGCTCTATCACCCCAATAACCTTTCCCTGAAAGAGAATGGGGGCAGCGATAGCAGAACGGGTCTTAAATCCGGTTATCTCGTCGAAACTGGGATCGAACCTGGTATCGGTGGTCACATCGTTCACTATCAGGGGCTCTCCATGAAGCCCCACCCAACCAGCGATCCCCTGTCCCAATCGAAGGGCAAGCCCTTGGATCCTCTTCCCCTCTTCACCAGTTGCCACCTTGAAGAGCAGGTTTTCGCCCTCAGGATCAAGGAAGAAGATAGTACCCGCCTCGGCACCTACAATGGCAGTAGCTGCCCGCACGATCCGCTCGAGCACCACATCTAAATGATAGGCAAGGGCTAAGGACTGGGAGACGGAAAGAAGCGCCGATACCCGAGTGGCATAATCGGAAAGTCGCGAGATAGCCCCTCTTATATCTCTAAGGAGAATGATATACCCCAATACCGAAAGGAAGGTAAGAAGAACCGCCGCCGCCGGGATGCCAATATATATCATACCCCGTTCCTCAGGTGGGAGGGCGGGATATACATAAGCCACCACCACA is part of the Acidobacteriota bacterium genome and encodes:
- a CDS encoding alkaline phosphatase family protein, translated to MEGKRGKEGKDLRGFLRSLGYLDSPIERYFVKDLTSKTSFILFNLKISLRVAAIGGFIIGLLMAGLSLIVNPELLSHPRDIFVLAFYFVVSFFILFALFEFLGGLLVAGFYLLLRGRLAHPLIIPRRLGFFFSIFSFIYLTLWFRWEGGYFLGGMRSFPLVLLVFGLILLFSFALGRFVSFLGVAVLRRMESSLSPEGRERRTLYRYLVVLVLASAFFFGYLFLTSRERSLSFTKGEEFNIIPTKNRVAVIGIDGMEEGYLRLLIKQGKLPNFARLLNEGSLVPLIPFPERIPPLVWTTISTGMSPSAHGIREFRAKRIAGLSTSFQRGIGLPELYTLLNSLLPGVKLTAEEPVSAWMRKTKAIWDIIGEKKLPVGVVNWWASWPAYPITGFIVSDRTYPKFKIGGGFEEEVFPAELFPKLKRLFYEEGKDFTRLFPLFFLSGKERTVVLEAMREDRYYLSVGARLYQEEKPLFFALYLPGLDIVRGVVFSRGSGDLSTFAERISLIEAYYRFLDDEIGQMVSVLPPDVIVVIVADPGRIVPLFSSGRGALLIKGPVVKKGVRAMPATEFDIAPTLLYLLGFPVSEEMKGRVLKEVIAPRFLSELPLRWVRSFGTRSPEKVISARSRFDREMIERLRALGYIR
- the rpsF gene encoding 30S ribosomal protein S6; the protein is MMEELKKAVYETTFIIAPTLSDEERKGLIEEILLLIEREDGEIMKVEKWGERDLAYPIKKFEKGYYVYILYQADPGVDRKVERQLKLKEEVLRYLTVRIKKKKLLAKLLAGEKGVEEKEEIPASPAELEKAETEKEKEEKDVS
- the ispE gene encoding 4-(cytidine 5'-diphospho)-2-C-methyl-D-erythritol kinase, with amino-acid sequence MKRIELCSFAKINLFLKVGEKRDDGYHEIRTLYQTISLCDLITIERRQEGIEFSSNEPRLPVDERNLAVKAAKLFLDRVGIRLGVRIEIKKRIPLAAGLAGGSSNAATVLLGMNRLFDVGLSKEELFPLARLLGADAPFFLMGGAVLGSGRGDELRPLEFSLPFPYIVLLSPDFEISTAWAYNEYDKLLTRKRKEINMNGLLLGEGKKEILLFNDLERVVEKSFPELSSLKEELRRKGAKGALMSGSGPSLFGLFSERKEAVEAVAFFKERMRVFLTTPLLRDEYVKRMFKDWK
- a CDS encoding DUF4292 domain-containing protein; its protein translation is MKKGLLLRVFFLSLLVFSLFSCAPKPRLSPELYRRARSNPSSFVREVQEKVAEVHSLGGRFTFLLNVRGKRHKAEGTLLAKRDSLLRLELGGPFGGTSLLFLMNKDKVYLYYIKDKKVVTAPATSETLFRLIGVNLSPSEVVAVVLGALVPDAGYRFSSPRFDEGKGLIEVRLSSSDGKGAVFIDPRIPSFSALEMEKRGKVVSVSYRSFFNVGFRLFPKLIEIELPDEGLNLRLRAKDITINPSFLKGDAFSFVFPSDVTFIPLSHIKGETPLLFREGE
- a CDS encoding aminoacyl-tRNA hydrolase, encoding MKAVVGLGNPGVFYQGTRHNFGFIALDYLADILGVRIAEDRGFYLAAETRMEGEEVVLVKPVTFMNLSGRAVADVLADYPISTEDLIVLHDDVDIELGRVRIKVNGGAGGHKGVLSVIEEIGTEDFTRIRLGLRGRRIKGEDLSSFVLSPFAPEELSLVEQALPKVKEAVELIISCGVAKAMSIFNRRDKGGRDA
- a CDS encoding 50S ribosomal protein L25/general stress protein Ctc, with the protein product MEEKLITAEERKELGKNVARRLRRNGRIPAIIYGENKKPIPIAIDPKPVLPLIRSGKGESTILRLKIGKKKEEKVIIKDYQVDPIRDTLAHVDFLRISMTKRIRVHIPIVLTGEAKGVKEEGGIVEFLLREVEIECLPGDIPDHIELDITELRTGDSLHISDITPPEKVEIVSDPTLTVVHIGAPAKVAAEAVEVTEEAEEAVEEEKKEVEEKVEEKEEEGEKE
- a CDS encoding ribose-phosphate pyrophosphokinase yields the protein MDGELKVFSGNANPELSKAICDYLGIPIGELHLSTFSDGEIYCQIMENVRGKDVFIIQPTCPPVNHNLMELLVMLDAFSRASAGRITAVIPYYGYARQDRKDKPRVPISAKLVADLLSAAGANRILALDLHAPQIQGFFDIPVDHLFSTPVAIDYIKKKGLSPLVLVSPDAGGVERARAFAKRLNVSLAIADKRRVGANQAEVLHIIGEVEGKNAFIIDDMIDTAGTMVKTAKALLENGAKAVYAYGTHPVFSGPALDRLESSEIVEVVVTNSIPLSEKARASGKIVQLSVAPLLGEAIRRIHRGDSVSSLFV
- a CDS encoding sodium/proton-translocating pyrophosphatase, producing MPNLILIGLISGIVGFISSIILYFRLRDRERIKEEAYFIDASLNGGKWAFFISIPVALVVAFVIFLAKGATPIFGFLLGVLLAVLFLFIGERGILYKVEEGYFLALVGGFLSLLFLFLTFRLFSGGKGVLLFVLALSLVLLFSFFRIGKGILSEGARLAGGFSPSISRRGSAFSTVVEPFEALFASFAASYLLLLAEPARGSLLPFLLSLVLLGVGSGVVGFILSYISRRKVLVNILVSPLLFLIGGFFLCRYLSLSRSYFLVLLVAILFGVISFFIARYYTGGRSVGKLVESSRTGSATNIITGFALGLGSTFYPILLLSLLGYLSYRLAGSFGIALSALSLSLLAPSLSFISLVEAVEDSLPRGRGSWGWFFLSSSLAVLSLIFAYPVIAQMVAVSVISAKVVVGLFAGGALSFFFVSSVLSGVSRLARRDEAGKALKVSSLASYAGRRALIPVVFALIFPPLVGFLLGRGALGGMLFGLFASGILIALMMFASGGAWEQAAKAVAEGEKKDEFSLKGATDGAIVGSPLARVAAPAVLNLMKLTALFTLFVVMLVARYGSFF
- a CDS encoding GAF domain-containing protein; the encoded protein is MGKRGGLSISGYSPEYRFKLIYFLISVLPLAGLAYVVVAYVYPALPPEERGMIYIGIPAAAVLLTFLSVLGYIILLRDIRGAISRLSDYATRVSALLSVSQSLALAYHLDVVLERIVRAATAIVGAEAGTIFFLDPEGENLLFKVATGEEGKRIQGLALRLGQGIAGWVGLHGEPLIVNDVTTDTRFDPSFDEITGFKTRSAIAAPILFQGKVIGVIELLNKEEGKFAPDDLEMLESLAGQAAISIKNAELYEAQQNYFTYGTELIVTASEQAVSWRNHLRNVAKYSTLIARKLNLGDEERKLIYFAALLHDIGMMRIPRVPVVDREKVKEHPVVGEKMVSPIILFKKTAPLIRHHHERYDGSGYPDGLKGVQIPRGSRIIAVAEVFDAIANKDSYSYKGVEVAKRELKLNAGTQFDPHIVNAFLSILEEQPGIVVE
- a CDS encoding tetratricopeptide repeat protein: MRRVSTVFFAILLFAGSLFPWQEGRLPTKIKGEAYYHFMMGKLYELEGEGDKALSEYQRALAIDKTAIPIYEAMAALYFYRGKVGKAIDSLNQALRIDPNSGSSARMLGEIYYQLALGEPGGKETIDLAVRYLERARSLKAEDGELYLLLGRLYFLKKEFNRSISALLHHIEFEPRSEEGFLLLAQDYIQLEDFAKAEESLKKAVEIAPLDLRPLVTLINLYRYHRNYQGLAETYERALKLQPDEPEFLRGLGFSYLKLGKAKEAISLLEKALSKDPNDITALRLEAECFCQLKDFSKAEELFNRALTYAPEDEELLFSYARFLSSINEYDRAIKVYSKLLAKAKEGENSLLAENRGVLYANLGLLYYRSGRYKEALSAFSSAEKENSKMLPHLFPFIVLSHFEAGEKEKAFSLIEEKLKKEANPDTLILKANLLVRDGRFDEGVAIVKSLIEHFPDELRYHTTLATLYLEGKRYRKGVPVVRASLRRFPKSDRLYFLLGALYERSGKFVLAERVLLKAIRLNPENDSALNYLGYMLADRGIRLREAISYIKRALAIEPANGSYLDSLGWAYFRQRKIELAKKYLEAASRKEPTSGEIKEHLGDLYLRLKRYQDALSNYKKALSLKVEDEKRLKKKIKKVERLLKRKR